A window of Chromatiaceae bacterium contains these coding sequences:
- a CDS encoding tetratricopeptide repeat protein: MRRLFVMLLMSLILVGCQTIPQGGGTATDYYNQGRAAYDVGDYNGALMNFQEAVRLDPRFGEAFYGLGKAYEGLNMQPQALDAYLSAIRVQPSHGGAQAGAGIIYFKMHQYGPAETHLKQATQYSPAQPMPFYYLGEIYRMKGQCKASVDMYKKALALNPGLLDAQEGLRRAQREICGGGGGGGQRPPKVERATEFMGGGRALKPGEW, from the coding sequence ATGCGTCGTCTCTTTGTCATGCTGTTGATGAGCTTGATACTGGTAGGCTGCCAAACGATCCCTCAGGGGGGCGGAACGGCAACGGATTATTACAACCAGGGTAGGGCCGCCTACGATGTCGGGGATTACAATGGCGCCCTCATGAATTTTCAGGAGGCGGTGCGCCTGGACCCCCGCTTTGGCGAGGCCTTTTATGGGCTGGGCAAGGCCTACGAGGGCCTCAACATGCAACCTCAGGCACTTGACGCCTATTTGAGCGCCATCCGTGTTCAACCCAGTCATGGCGGGGCTCAGGCCGGTGCCGGCATCATCTACTTCAAAATGCACCAATACGGTCCGGCTGAAACGCACCTGAAACAGGCTACCCAGTATTCTCCCGCCCAACCCATGCCTTTCTATTATCTGGGCGAGATTTATCGGATGAAGGGTCAGTGCAAGGCGAGTGTGGACATGTACAAAAAGGCGCTGGCGCTCAATCCCGGACTGTTGGATGCCCAGGAAGGCCTGCGTCGCGCGCAACGTGAAATTTGTGGCGGTGGTGGTGGTGGTGGGCAGCGTCCACCCAAGGTCGAAAGGGCCACGGAGTTCATGGGTGGCGGCCGGGCACTGAAGCCAGGCGAATGGTAG